A portion of the Eubacterium maltosivorans genome contains these proteins:
- a CDS encoding metallophosphoesterase — protein sequence MTALAGVGLLAAYSILVEPNRLAVKKHAVGSGETRLRVVQLTDIHIGPFYPRRKVARLVRRVNRLSPDVVVFTGDLYDRFIHYRREDAAGPLAELEAPMGKFAVWGNHDCTKMARWYAPVLEQAGFTLLENEAVCLPAGEGRTLAIGGVDDLLYGEPDVRQTVRGTAGGDYRIILMHEPDGADRLKGAGVDLILSGHTHGGQIRLPLLPTVPTDLGKKYIRGFYTIDVENSTELYVNKGIGCTQIPARLGAAPEIAVFDIKMT from the coding sequence ATGACCGCCCTGGCCGGGGTCGGCCTGCTGGCGGCTTACAGCATTCTTGTGGAGCCGAACCGCCTGGCGGTAAAAAAACACGCGGTGGGCAGCGGCGAGACGCGGCTGCGGGTGGTCCAGCTCACCGATATTCATATCGGTCCCTTTTATCCCAGGCGCAAAGTCGCCCGTCTGGTGCGCAGGGTCAACCGGCTCTCGCCCGACGTGGTGGTGTTCACCGGCGACTTGTACGACCGCTTTATCCATTACCGGCGTGAGGACGCGGCCGGCCCGCTTGCAGAGCTGGAAGCGCCTATGGGTAAATTCGCGGTCTGGGGCAATCACGACTGCACCAAGATGGCAAGATGGTACGCGCCGGTGCTGGAACAGGCGGGCTTTACCCTGCTGGAAAACGAGGCGGTGTGCCTCCCGGCCGGAGAGGGACGGACCCTGGCCATCGGCGGCGTCGATGACTTGCTCTATGGCGAACCCGATGTCCGGCAGACGGTCCGGGGCACAGCGGGTGGTGATTACAGAATCATTCTCATGCACGAGCCCGACGGGGCGGACCGGTTGAAGGGAGCCGGGGTGGATTTGATTCTCTCCGGCCACACCCACGGCGGGCAGATCCGCCTGCCGCTGCTGCCCACCGTGCCCACAGACCTCGGGAAAAAATATATCCGCGGCTTTTACACCATCGATGTGGAAAACAGCACGGAGTTGTATGTGAACAAAGGCATCGGCTGCACCCAGATTCCGGCCCGCCTCGGCGCGGCGCCGGAGATCGCGGTCTTTGATATTAAAATGACGTAG
- a CDS encoding RNA degradosome polyphosphate kinase, protein MKENLYINREKSWLDFNYRVLEEAYDKTNMIMDRMKFLAITASNLDEFFMVRIAGLMDQVNVGYNKKGLDGKTPTEQLAEINTITQEMMKRQYNCLLKSLVPELNQNHIFFVEYDELTPEEREYVDDYFLETCYPVLTPQAIDNSRPFPLVKNNQVYLCVQLLDTQEDKKKKKKDGKEDEEYMAILEIPKVLDRIIALPRADRDAPYRYVFIENIIIHNAGQLFTGYDVKHVSEFRITRNGDLAIDEDEAEDLLIEIEKSIQQRKWGACIKLEITKAMSKKAKRKLIEELEISEEDVYELKGQLDLTCFMKFQGRPEFDELREPIYKPLPSRDFYEREDIFEVIREKDRLLHHPYQSFDTVVDFVRKAAADPDVLAIKQTLYRVSGDSPIIAALIEAAQNGKQVTVLVELKARFDEANNIVWAKKLERAGCHVIYGLVGLKIHCKMILVVRKEEDGIRRYVHLGTGNYNDVTARLYTDIGMFTAKESYGSDVSTLFNVLSGYSHYTLWKKLEVAPTTMREAFNRHIDREIENVKLGVRGRIIAKMNSLIDDQIVEKLYEASQAGVEIKLIVRGMCSLIPGIPGVSDNITVHSIVGTFLEHSRIYYFYNQGKEELYLSSADWMQRNLNRRIETLFPVEDPDLKNELKHILDITLRDTIKTRVMTETGEYVRVDKRGKELLSCQQYFCEEAEGQFEEAKRKLRLKAE, encoded by the coding sequence ATGAAAGAGAATTTATATATCAACCGAGAGAAGAGCTGGCTGGATTTTAATTACCGGGTGCTGGAGGAAGCCTATGACAAGACCAACATGATCATGGACCGGATGAAATTTTTGGCCATCACAGCCTCCAATCTGGATGAGTTCTTTATGGTGCGTATCGCCGGCCTCATGGACCAGGTGAATGTGGGCTACAACAAGAAGGGGCTGGACGGCAAAACGCCTACCGAGCAGCTGGCAGAGATCAACACTATTACCCAGGAGATGATGAAAAGACAGTATAACTGCCTGCTGAAATCCCTGGTGCCTGAGTTAAATCAGAATCATATCTTTTTTGTGGAGTATGACGAGCTGACCCCCGAGGAACGGGAATATGTGGACGACTATTTCCTGGAAACCTGTTACCCAGTGCTCACGCCCCAGGCCATTGACAACAGCCGCCCCTTTCCGCTGGTCAAGAACAACCAGGTTTATCTCTGCGTCCAGCTTCTGGATACTCAGGAGGACAAAAAGAAAAAGAAGAAGGACGGCAAAGAAGATGAGGAATACATGGCGATTTTGGAAATTCCAAAGGTACTGGACCGCATCATCGCTTTGCCGAGGGCAGACCGCGACGCGCCCTACCGCTATGTTTTCATCGAGAACATTATTATCCACAACGCCGGGCAGCTTTTTACCGGCTATGACGTCAAGCATGTCTCCGAGTTCCGAATCACCCGAAACGGGGACCTTGCCATTGACGAGGACGAAGCAGAGGATCTGCTGATCGAGATTGAAAAGTCCATCCAGCAGCGCAAATGGGGCGCCTGCATCAAGCTGGAGATCACCAAGGCCATGAGCAAAAAGGCCAAGCGGAAGCTCATCGAGGAGCTGGAAATCTCAGAGGAGGACGTCTATGAGCTCAAGGGACAGCTGGATTTGACCTGCTTTATGAAATTCCAAGGGCGGCCGGAATTTGACGAGCTGCGTGAGCCCATCTACAAGCCATTGCCGTCCAGAGATTTTTACGAGCGAGAGGATATCTTTGAAGTGATCCGTGAGAAGGACCGCCTGCTTCACCATCCTTATCAGTCCTTTGACACCGTGGTCGATTTTGTAAGAAAGGCAGCCGCGGACCCGGATGTGCTGGCCATCAAGCAGACCCTTTACCGCGTCAGCGGGGATTCGCCCATCATTGCCGCCCTTATCGAGGCAGCCCAGAACGGCAAGCAGGTCACAGTGCTGGTTGAGCTGAAAGCCCGGTTCGACGAGGCCAACAACATCGTCTGGGCTAAAAAGCTGGAGCGCGCGGGCTGTCATGTTATTTACGGCCTGGTGGGTTTAAAAATCCACTGCAAGATGATTCTGGTGGTGCGCAAGGAAGAAGACGGCATCCGAAGGTACGTTCACCTGGGTACCGGCAATTATAATGATGTGACCGCCCGTCTCTACACCGATATCGGCATGTTCACGGCCAAGGAGAGCTACGGCTCAGACGTCTCCACCCTGTTTAACGTGCTGTCCGGCTACAGCCATTACACCCTGTGGAAAAAGCTGGAGGTAGCGCCCACCACCATGCGGGAAGCCTTTAACCGCCACATTGACCGAGAGATCGAGAACGTGAAGCTGGGCGTGCGCGGCCGGATTATCGCCAAGATGAATTCTCTGATCGACGACCAGATCGTGGAAAAGCTGTACGAGGCCTCCCAGGCCGGCGTCGAGATCAAACTCATTGTCAGAGGCATGTGCTCGCTTATTCCGGGGATACCAGGAGTGAGCGATAATATCACAGTCCACAGTATCGTGGGCACCTTCCTGGAACACAGCCGGATCTACTATTTTTATAACCAGGGCAAGGAGGAACTTTATCTTTCCAGCGCAGACTGGATGCAGCGGAATCTGAACCGCCGCATTGAGACTTTGTTCCCGGTGGAGGACCCGGATTTGAAAAACGAGCTGAAGCATATACTGGACATCACCCTGCGCGATACCATCAAAACCCGCGTGATGACCGAAACCGGCGAGTACGTGAGGGTTGACAAGCGGGGTAAGGAACTGTTAAGCTGTCAGCAGTACTTCTGCGAGGAGGCCGAAGGACAGTTTGAGGAAGCGAAGCGTAAATTGCGGCTGAAGGCAGAGTAG
- a CDS encoding alpha/beta fold hydrolase has translation MKKKAPIPDNFTETYIAVNGIEEYTLHYTAAPELPVLLFVHGGPGSSEAYFAYVMESIFSDLCTVVHYDQRGTGKTFMRNPGAAPDLHSLMTDLHETVETLKKQYHKDKLYVLGHSWGTVLGALYALEHPENVAAYIGVGQLVDVIENEQAGYNALKGAVIRSGNSRDIKKLRRIGPYPERPFDEVMLQKMTKVSALKQKYFPDGKTGAIIKSALKSPIFKPSDILGLFQSSKINTALLVSVGNFTLYDYSHDYQVPVYFISGDRDMTTPASEAEKYLKRLTAPVKREFRIKDAGHSPMLDNPRAFKEAMTAILKN, from the coding sequence ATGAAAAAGAAAGCACCCATACCCGATAATTTCACAGAAACATACATTGCTGTAAACGGCATTGAGGAGTATACCCTCCACTATACCGCCGCGCCCGAGCTGCCAGTTCTGCTCTTTGTCCACGGCGGGCCCGGCTCCTCCGAGGCTTATTTTGCCTATGTGATGGAGTCGATTTTCTCAGACCTGTGCACTGTGGTCCACTACGACCAGCGCGGCACCGGCAAAACCTTTATGCGCAATCCCGGCGCGGCTCCCGACCTGCACAGCCTCATGACTGACCTGCATGAGACCGTCGAAACGCTTAAAAAACAATATCATAAAGATAAGCTCTATGTTCTGGGACATTCCTGGGGGACTGTGCTTGGCGCCCTCTACGCCCTGGAGCACCCTGAAAACGTAGCGGCCTATATCGGCGTAGGCCAGCTGGTGGACGTGATCGAAAACGAGCAGGCTGGCTACAATGCGCTCAAAGGCGCGGTGATCCGCTCCGGCAACAGCCGCGACATCAAAAAGCTGCGCCGTATCGGCCCATATCCAGAGCGTCCATTCGATGAAGTCATGCTCCAGAAAATGACCAAAGTCAGCGCCCTGAAGCAAAAATACTTTCCGGACGGCAAAACCGGAGCGATCATCAAATCCGCGCTCAAAAGCCCTATTTTTAAACCTTCGGATATCCTCGGCCTGTTCCAGAGCAGTAAAATCAACACCGCGCTGCTCGTCTCAGTGGGCAATTTCACCCTCTATGACTACAGCCATGACTATCAGGTGCCCGTCTACTTTATCTCCGGGGACCGTGACATGACCACCCCGGCCAGCGAAGCAGAGAAATACCTGAAGCGCCTCACCGCACCGGTCAAAAGGGAATTCCGGATCAAAGATGCAGGCCACAGCCCAATGCTTGACAATCCCCGGGCTTTTAAAGAGGCCATGACCGCCATCCTGAAAAATTAA
- a CDS encoding DUF554 domain-containing protein, whose translation MSVLGTIINVAAILVGGFLGLLFRKGLPERVSTTITHGLSLGIMVLGISMGVQTQNFLIVLISLALGAVIGEALNIEGRLNGLGGRLERKFGSGENSSFAQGFVTASLLYCTGSMAIMGAIEGGISGTYTILVTKALLDGIFAIIFASTMGVGVLFAAVPVLLYQGAITLAAGTIKVFLTEPMITEMNAVGGVLIMGIGINLLEIKSLRLGNLIPAIFIPILLLWLMGCFGFSL comes from the coding sequence ATGTCTGTGCTCGGTACCATCATCAATGTGGCCGCCATCTTAGTGGGCGGTTTTTTAGGACTTCTTTTCAGAAAGGGACTGCCTGAGCGCGTCAGCACCACCATCACCCACGGGCTCAGCCTTGGTATCATGGTGCTGGGGATTTCCATGGGCGTTCAGACACAGAATTTTCTAATCGTTTTGATCTCACTGGCCCTCGGGGCAGTGATCGGCGAAGCTTTAAATATCGAGGGCCGCCTCAACGGTCTTGGCGGCCGACTTGAACGAAAATTTGGGAGCGGCGAAAACAGCAGCTTTGCCCAGGGTTTTGTCACCGCGTCACTTCTGTATTGCACCGGCTCCATGGCCATCATGGGCGCTATTGAGGGCGGGATTTCAGGCACCTATACCATTCTGGTAACCAAAGCGCTTTTAGACGGTATTTTCGCCATTATCTTTGCCTCCACCATGGGGGTCGGCGTTCTCTTTGCCGCTGTGCCTGTCCTGCTTTACCAGGGCGCTATCACTCTGGCCGCAGGCACAATCAAAGTCTTTTTAACTGAGCCGATGATCACAGAGATGAACGCCGTCGGCGGCGTGCTCATCATGGGCATTGGCATCAATTTGCTGGAGATTAAATCCCTGAGACTCGGCAATCTGATCCCCGCTATCTTTATACCCATTTTGCTGCTCTGGCTCATGGGCTGCTTTGGATTTTCTTTATAA
- a CDS encoding Ppx/GppA phosphatase family protein produces the protein MDKSIGVIDIGSNSVHLVVGEYHNNEYFHIIDDVKVNVRLCEGLSETGCLREDRMALGEQTLMMFKNMCDTYKLDKVIAVATAAVRKAKNGQVFVDLIKKTTGIEIEIIPGETEAAMDYLGAINTIDIRDALLMDIGGGSVEFVLIRDRKMADAVSLPFGSIDLTEKFGLEDVATPGKLQKLHAFLEEAFAGVELFEKARGLPVLGVGGTIRNIGRIHRRVVDYPLEIAHNYRMCEDEVAKICHMTAKMNLEERKNLKGLSKGRTDIFVGASQAVYKVMQTIFSPELIISDAGLRDGLIFKHFGNGPEDLVHNIFDNSLVNTMLNYDVNIPHAYHVYGLSVKLFEQLKSLHGIEEDVSRMMKTSAMLHDVGIKIQYSNHHEHSFYLILNSGLEGLLQKELLMSAFIALNHRTNKKVKVEAEYMTLLREEDKRLIDKLSLFLQIAEYLDRSMDGIVKDIDCDIKDDVVEMMVLTTTHSVFADMIISECGKKFKRVLGRELTIKNKVIAAV, from the coding sequence ATGGATAAAAGTATTGGAGTCATTGATATTGGCTCAAACAGTGTGCACCTGGTGGTGGGGGAATACCACAACAACGAGTATTTTCACATCATAGACGATGTCAAGGTAAATGTGCGTCTGTGCGAGGGGCTGTCTGAAACGGGCTGCCTGCGGGAAGACCGCATGGCGCTGGGGGAACAGACCCTCATGATGTTTAAAAATATGTGCGATACCTACAAGCTGGACAAGGTAATCGCCGTGGCCACCGCGGCAGTCCGCAAGGCCAAAAACGGTCAGGTTTTTGTCGATCTGATCAAAAAAACAACCGGTATTGAGATTGAGATCATCCCAGGTGAGACCGAGGCCGCCATGGATTATCTGGGCGCCATTAACACCATCGACATCCGCGACGCGCTGCTCATGGATATCGGCGGCGGCAGCGTGGAGTTTGTCCTGATCCGTGACCGCAAAATGGCGGACGCAGTGAGCCTGCCCTTTGGCTCCATCGACCTGACGGAAAAATTTGGGCTAGAGGATGTGGCGACACCGGGCAAGCTTCAGAAGCTGCACGCCTTTTTAGAGGAGGCCTTCGCAGGGGTCGAGCTGTTTGAAAAAGCCAGAGGACTGCCCGTGCTGGGTGTGGGCGGCACGATTCGGAATATTGGCCGTATCCATCGCCGGGTGGTCGACTATCCTTTGGAAATTGCCCATAATTACCGTATGTGCGAGGATGAGGTCGCTAAAATCTGTCACATGACTGCGAAGATGAACCTGGAGGAACGCAAAAACCTTAAGGGACTGTCCAAAGGCCGGACCGATATTTTTGTGGGCGCCAGCCAGGCGGTTTATAAGGTCATGCAGACCATTTTCTCACCAGAATTGATCATCTCTGACGCCGGTCTGCGGGACGGCTTGATTTTCAAGCATTTCGGCAACGGGCCGGAGGATCTGGTCCACAATATCTTTGATAACTCCCTGGTCAATACCATGCTCAACTACGATGTCAATATTCCACACGCCTATCACGTGTACGGGCTGTCTGTGAAGCTGTTTGAACAGCTGAAGTCTTTGCACGGCATCGAGGAGGATGTGTCCAGGATGATGAAAACCAGTGCCATGCTCCACGATGTGGGGATCAAAATCCAGTACAGCAACCACCACGAGCACAGCTTTTACCTGATTTTGAACTCCGGACTCGAGGGCCTTTTGCAAAAGGAACTGCTCATGAGCGCTTTTATTGCCCTGAACCACCGGACTAACAAAAAGGTCAAGGTCGAGGCAGAATACATGACGCTGCTGCGTGAGGAGGACAAACGCCTCATTGACAAGCTCAGCCTTTTCCTCCAGATCGCTGAGTATCTGGACCGCAGCATGGACGGCATCGTGAAGGATATCGACTGCGACATTAAGGACGATGTGGTCGAGATGATGGTGCTGACCACCACCCATTCTGTCTTTGCGGATATGATCATCAGCGAGTGCGGTAAAAAATTTAAACGCGTGCTGGGCCGTGAGCTGACCATTAAGAACAAGGTCATCGCCGCGGTGTAG
- a CDS encoding ferredoxin domain-containing protein, with product MICHSQDAETSGILSVAQSMCVAARTAPKARGVDHIDSCYLTDVEKEALAAEMDRLGKAQDLAFFIRDAQNVRDSAAVVLIGASAGQRGLNEACQYCGHENCAECARENGLCAFDPMDLGIALGSAVSVAASAHVDNRIMFSVGKAAISLGYLDEKMTMVLGIPLSAKGKSPYFDRG from the coding sequence ATGATTTGTCATTCTCAGGATGCTGAGACATCCGGTATTTTAAGCGTAGCCCAGAGCATGTGTGTGGCTGCCCGTACAGCGCCCAAAGCCCGCGGCGTCGACCACATTGATTCCTGTTACCTGACGGACGTGGAAAAGGAGGCGCTGGCAGCTGAAATGGACCGTCTGGGCAAGGCGCAGGATCTGGCCTTTTTTATCCGCGACGCGCAGAATGTGCGCGACAGCGCGGCTGTGGTGCTCATCGGCGCCAGCGCTGGCCAGAGAGGCCTGAACGAGGCCTGCCAGTACTGCGGCCACGAGAACTGTGCTGAGTGCGCCCGTGAAAACGGACTCTGTGCCTTTGACCCCATGGATCTGGGGATTGCCCTTGGTTCTGCCGTGAGCGTGGCCGCATCCGCCCATGTAGACAACCGCATCATGTTTTCTGTGGGGAAGGCGGCCATTTCTCTGGGCTATCTGGACGAAAAAATGACCATGGTGCTGGGGATTCCACTTTCCGCTAAGGGAAAATCACCTTACTTTGACCGGGGTTAG
- a CDS encoding exopolyphosphatase — MIKRFAAIYIGSSKCELVVGQRGKGAINILDRAVYPIDFGEQSFASGKISFSSVYALCRIIGEYIEIAKASAVEEIEIVATAALREAENRIYLLEQIRTYTGGYRVHLLEKEDEIELIYRYMLLKCEDFLTEERVQEETMLCSISSGNIALALMNGGLIDYYQTLEMGYLKIREVLRAIEEETENFENLLSDFFAINLHAVTDNIHKRKIKNLVVTSHDAEIIARFCGMEAGNAYYRISRERFVELHESLKGLTSGQLQRKYPELNLFEAETMRHTLMFYLKLLDDTKMDEIVLVQLSLCDAMVDFKFNLTKDQRLREWIEESSYSSARMLGKKYHVDSKHAETVEKLALKLFDFLKKRYQLDKKERRLLRLTAELLDVGRYVGGQNSKPMNRMIIENADIIGVSERERKIIGTVADCVRTIPFDESLLDKAMPAEEQLAISCLTAILKLATALDKSHKQKISKIQCRIEEREFIITAVTSKNVQLESYFFNGSKLAMRKVFGLKPVLKIKREKI, encoded by the coding sequence TTGATTAAACGATTTGCAGCGATTTATATCGGTTCCAGCAAATGTGAGCTGGTGGTAGGCCAGCGCGGCAAAGGAGCCATCAATATTTTAGACCGCGCGGTTTACCCCATTGACTTTGGTGAGCAGAGCTTTGCAAGCGGTAAAATATCCTTCAGCTCGGTGTATGCCCTGTGCCGGATTATCGGTGAATATATTGAGATCGCCAAGGCTTCAGCTGTCGAAGAGATTGAAATCGTAGCCACTGCTGCCCTGCGCGAGGCAGAAAACCGTATCTACCTGCTGGAGCAGATAAGAACTTACACTGGCGGCTACCGGGTGCATCTGCTGGAAAAGGAAGACGAGATTGAGCTGATCTACCGTTATATGCTGCTCAAATGCGAGGATTTCCTAACTGAGGAAAGAGTGCAGGAGGAGACTATGCTCTGCTCCATTTCCAGCGGAAATATCGCTCTCGCCCTCATGAACGGCGGCCTCATCGACTACTATCAGACGCTGGAGATGGGCTACCTGAAGATCCGCGAGGTGTTGCGCGCCATCGAGGAGGAAACCGAAAACTTTGAAAATCTCCTCTCAGATTTTTTTGCCATCAACCTTCATGCCGTGACGGACAATATCCACAAGCGGAAGATCAAAAATCTGGTGGTCACCTCCCACGATGCCGAGATTATCGCCCGTTTCTGCGGCATGGAAGCCGGGAACGCTTATTACCGGATCAGCCGGGAGCGCTTTGTGGAGCTGCACGAAAGTCTTAAAGGGCTGACCTCCGGACAGCTTCAAAGAAAATACCCTGAGCTTAACCTGTTCGAGGCCGAGACCATGCGGCATACCCTGATGTTTTACCTGAAACTGCTGGATGATACCAAAATGGACGAGATCGTCCTGGTACAGCTGAGTCTCTGTGACGCCATGGTCGATTTCAAATTCAACCTGACCAAGGACCAGCGCCTGCGGGAATGGATCGAGGAGAGCAGCTACAGCTCTGCCCGGATGCTGGGGAAAAAATACCACGTGGACAGCAAACATGCCGAGACGGTTGAAAAGCTGGCGCTGAAGCTTTTTGATTTCCTGAAAAAGCGTTACCAGCTGGATAAGAAAGAGCGGCGCCTGCTCAGGCTTACCGCCGAACTGCTGGACGTGGGGCGTTATGTGGGCGGGCAGAACAGTAAGCCCATGAACCGCATGATCATTGAGAACGCGGACATTATCGGGGTGAGCGAGCGGGAGCGCAAGATCATCGGGACAGTGGCGGACTGTGTCCGGACCATTCCCTTTGACGAATCCCTGCTGGACAAAGCCATGCCGGCCGAGGAACAGCTGGCCATTTCCTGCCTCACCGCTATTTTGAAGCTGGCCACAGCCTTAGATAAAAGCCATAAGCAGAAGATCAGTAAAATACAGTGCCGGATCGAGGAGCGGGAATTTATTATCACTGCGGTCACAAGCAAGAACGTACAGCTGGAAAGCTATTTCTTTAACGGGAGCAAGCTGGCCATGCGCAAGGTCTTTGGCCTGAAGCCTGTACTTAAAATCAAGAGGGAAAAAATATGA
- a CDS encoding YbhB/YbcL family Raf kinase inhibitor-like protein, with the protein MEVLTLSSRDFEAGGWIPRKNSARGENRSPALTLEGITPEARSLAVTMDDASHPLFKNYNHWVIWNLPVQAEIPEGIPAGKIVDNLGGAVQGMAYGRHVYKGPKPPFKSVHTYTFTAYVLDCEISLPPESHRAELLAVIEGHVLQRATLSAKFQSRRKE; encoded by the coding sequence ATGGAAGTATTGACATTAAGCAGCAGAGATTTTGAGGCCGGGGGCTGGATTCCCAGAAAAAATTCGGCCAGAGGTGAAAACCGCTCCCCGGCCCTGACACTGGAGGGGATCACGCCAGAGGCCAGGTCACTGGCCGTCACCATGGACGACGCGTCGCATCCTTTATTTAAAAATTATAATCACTGGGTCATCTGGAATCTGCCCGTGCAGGCAGAGATTCCGGAGGGTATTCCGGCGGGCAAGATCGTGGACAACCTGGGCGGAGCGGTGCAGGGGATGGCCTATGGCAGGCATGTTTACAAAGGGCCGAAGCCGCCGTTTAAGTCGGTTCATACCTATACCTTTACCGCCTATGTACTGGACTGTGAGATCAGCCTGCCACCGGAAAGCCACCGGGCTGAGCTGCTTGCAGTCATAGAAGGGCATGTGCTGCAGAGAGCGACCCTGTCGGCAAAGTTCCAGAGCCGGCGTAAGGAGTAG
- a CDS encoding glycosyltransferase family 2 protein has product MGLITIVIPCYNEEAVLPAFYQAVCEATAAFPASEDFELLFVDDGSGDSTLAVLRDFAGRDRRVRYLSFSRNFGKEAAIYAGLKHARGDLVALMDADLQDPPDYLLKMYLAITEEGYDCAAARRVSRRGEPRIRSFLARRFYRIMRRISNADIVDGARDFRMMTRPVVEAILSVTEYNRFSKGIFGWVGFKTKWLEYENIKRAAGETKWSVWKLFKYSMEGITAFSVAPLALASFGGIALCGVAVIAILFIIIRQLLYGGSAFGWPSMACIVIFIGGIQLLCVGILGQYLAKTYLEVKERPVYIVREESRHVDRADGERQR; this is encoded by the coding sequence ATGGGTTTAATCACCATTGTGATCCCCTGTTATAATGAGGAGGCGGTGCTGCCGGCCTTTTATCAGGCCGTCTGTGAGGCGACCGCGGCCTTTCCAGCGTCGGAGGATTTTGAGCTTTTGTTTGTGGACGATGGCTCTGGCGACAGCACCCTCGCAGTGCTCCGGGACTTTGCCGGGCGTGACCGCCGGGTGCGCTACCTGTCCTTCTCACGCAATTTCGGCAAGGAGGCCGCCATCTACGCGGGACTTAAGCACGCCAGAGGCGACCTGGTGGCGCTGATGGACGCTGATCTGCAGGACCCGCCGGATTATCTGCTCAAAATGTACTTAGCCATCACCGAAGAGGGCTACGACTGCGCAGCGGCCAGACGGGTGAGCCGCAGAGGCGAGCCGAGAATCCGCTCCTTTCTGGCCAGACGTTTCTACCGGATCATGCGCCGGATATCCAATGCCGACATCGTGGACGGCGCCCGGGACTTCAGGATGATGACCAGGCCGGTCGTCGAGGCGATCCTCAGCGTGACGGAGTACAACCGGTTCTCAAAGGGCATTTTTGGCTGGGTGGGCTTTAAGACCAAATGGCTGGAGTATGAAAACATCAAACGTGCGGCCGGGGAGACCAAGTGGTCGGTCTGGAAGCTGTTTAAATACTCGATGGAGGGCATCACTGCCTTTTCAGTGGCGCCTCTGGCGCTGGCCTCCTTCGGCGGCATCGCCCTGTGCGGCGTGGCCGTCATCGCCATTCTGTTCATCATCATCCGCCAGCTGCTCTACGGCGGCTCCGCCTTTGGCTGGCCTTCCATGGCCTGTATCGTGATCTTCATCGGCGGCATTCAGCTGCTGTGTGTGGGCATTCTGGGACAATATCTGGCCAAAACTTATCTGGAGGTCAAGGAGCGCCCGGTTTACATTGTGCGGGAGGAATCCCGGCATGTGGATAGAGCCGATGGTGAGCGGCAGAGATAA
- a CDS encoding GyrI-like domain-containing protein gives MTIAKMDYKKEYKDLYMPGKKPGRITVPEIAFMMVDGAGAPESPCYQNAVGVLYALSFGIKMQKMKDRPPEGYFEYVVPPLEGLWWCVSDNRDDWQWTSMIRQPEFVTSELYEAVLLESREKKPELDFETVRFQRFDEGDCVQIMHIGPYADEGRSFDELAAFMEAEGLARRPGWEQKHHEIYLSDPRRAKPERLKTVLRMPIAAV, from the coding sequence ATGACAATCGCCAAGATGGATTATAAAAAAGAATACAAGGATTTATACATGCCGGGAAAAAAGCCCGGACGCATTACTGTGCCAGAGATCGCCTTTATGATGGTGGATGGCGCCGGCGCGCCGGAAAGCCCGTGCTACCAAAACGCGGTGGGCGTCCTGTACGCCCTCAGCTTTGGCATCAAGATGCAGAAGATGAAGGACAGGCCGCCAGAGGGCTATTTCGAATATGTTGTGCCGCCCCTGGAGGGCCTGTGGTGGTGTGTTTCAGATAATCGTGACGACTGGCAGTGGACCTCCATGATCCGCCAGCCTGAATTTGTGACGTCTGAGCTGTATGAAGCTGTGCTTCTGGAGAGCAGGGAAAAAAAGCCGGAGCTTGATTTTGAGACGGTCCGTTTTCAGCGTTTTGACGAGGGAGACTGCGTCCAGATCATGCACATCGGCCCTTATGCGGACGAGGGAAGGTCTTTTGATGAGCTGGCCGCCTTCATGGAAGCCGAGGGTCTGGCCCGCCGCCCAGGGTGGGAACAGAAGCATCATGAAATCTACCTCTCCGACCCGCGCCGGGCAAAGCCAGAGCGCTTGAAAACCGTACTGCGCATGCCGATCGCAGCCGTTTAA